From the Candidatus Cloacimonadota bacterium genome, one window contains:
- a CDS encoding peptidase encodes MRIYISIDMEGMPGTYNWNQEKTDRPAVKACVEHHVKTALEAALNSPQAKQIEEITIADSHADGDNLSFRITELDSRINLISGCPRPRYMMPELSAEYSQVWLLGYHSGTGALKGNMDHTYSNSRIHNIWINGKPMNETLINSAYAGSLGIPVTLVSGDETLQKELAAPMPWLEYVATKRAVAKFSALNYSRLKVDELTREAVQKALAKSLDDIPLYSFEAPITLRIEFNHTSMAEQASLMPHTKRLDGRTLEYVADDYEIVFEAIMAMVWLASTTSM; translated from the coding sequence ATGCGTATCTACATTTCCATCGACATGGAAGGAATGCCCGGCACCTATAACTGGAACCAGGAAAAAACAGACCGCCCCGCGGTGAAGGCATGCGTTGAACACCACGTGAAAACCGCTTTGGAAGCGGCACTCAACAGCCCCCAGGCAAAACAAATTGAGGAAATCACGATTGCCGATTCCCACGCCGATGGGGACAACCTTTCCTTCCGCATCACAGAGCTGGATTCCAGAATTAATCTAATCTCCGGCTGTCCCAGACCCCGCTATATGATGCCGGAACTTTCTGCAGAATACAGCCAGGTTTGGCTTTTGGGCTATCACAGCGGCACAGGCGCCTTGAAGGGCAACATGGACCACACCTATTCAAACAGCCGCATCCACAACATTTGGATTAACGGCAAACCGATGAACGAAACCCTGATAAATTCAGCCTATGCCGGCTCTTTGGGCATTCCGGTCACCCTCGTTTCCGGGGATGAAACCCTGCAAAAAGAATTGGCGGCGCCCATGCCCTGGTTGGAATATGTGGCAACAAAACGAGCCGTGGCAAAGTTTTCCGCCCTGAACTATTCCCGCCTCAAAGTGGATGAACTCACGCGGGAAGCGGTTCAAAAAGCGCTGGCAAAATCCCTTGATGATATTCCGCTTTATAGCTTTGAAGCGCCCATCACCTTAAGGATTGAATTTAACCACACTTCCATGGCAGAACAAGCCTCCCTGATGCCCCATACGAAAAGATTGGACGGACGCACTTTGGAGTATGTCGCCGATGACTATGAAATCGTGTTTGAGGCAATCATGGCCATGGTTTGGCTGGCATCCACCACCTCAATGTAA